Genomic window (Deinococcus malanensis):
TTCGTTCCGATTGAGATTGCAGGCGATCCGTGCGTGATCAGCCTGGTCCAGGACATGACCAATGAGAACCGTGCCCGGCGGGCCATGGAAGAAAGCGAGGAACGCTACCGGCAACTGGCCACGGACTTACAGCGCACGCTGGACATGTCGCTGGACCTCATCACGTCCTTCGACGCGGAGGGACGCTTCCTGACGGCGAGTGCGTCAAGTACCGAGATTCTGGGGTATACCCCGCAGGAACTGATCGGCCGCCCCTATCAGGAGCTGGTCCATCCGGATGACCGGGAGGTCACCGCCAGGGAGGACGACCTCATCACGGGTGGCACCCCAACGACGGCCTTTCAGAACAGGTACTTCCGGAAAAACGGCACGGTCGTGTGGCTGGAGTGGGCTGCGGTCGTGCTTCCAGGGGATCCGAACATGTACTGCGTGGCCCGCGACATCACGCATC
Coding sequences:
- a CDS encoding PAS domain S-box protein translates to MTNENRARRAMEESEERYRQLATDLQRTLDMSLDLITSFDAEGRFLTASASSTEILGYTPQELIGRPYQELVHPDDREVTAREDDLITGGTPTTAFQNRYFRKNGTVVWLEWAAVVLPGDPNMYCVARDITHRLSSEMRIRELNSGLQHQVRQLNGMRDIDQAISSGMDFSLTLRMILDHLVQV